From the genome of Arthrobacter alpinus, one region includes:
- a CDS encoding ROK family protein — MSPTFRFPGRPAVGRALALGIDIGGTKVAAGVVDGAGGIREELRRDTPGRDPRAVEAVIAELVRELGSRHDVRSVGIGAAGWMDLGGGTVMFSPHLAWRNEPLRGNLESLLRRPVTLVNDADAAGWAEWRFGAGRGHHRLVTLTLGTGIGGAIVMDGRVERGSFGMAGEFGHQIIMPGGHRCECGNRGCWEQYASGNALGREARELARAKSPVATELLAAVNGRAKDITGAVVTALALAGEATSCELVEEVGAWLGLGIANLAAALDPELFVIGGGLCAAGELLLAPARRAYSKNLTGRGFRPEAKILSAELGSLAGLIGAADLSRVRRFKGLGGHRRYGPSVPRLSAPGRGTTA; from the coding sequence TTGAGCCCCACCTTTCGATTTCCAGGCCGCCCCGCTGTTGGACGGGCGTTGGCCCTTGGCATTGACATTGGAGGGACCAAGGTTGCCGCCGGAGTGGTCGATGGCGCCGGCGGTATCAGGGAAGAATTGCGTCGGGACACCCCGGGCCGGGATCCGCGCGCAGTGGAAGCGGTCATCGCAGAGCTTGTCCGCGAGCTGGGCTCACGCCATGACGTGCGAAGTGTTGGTATCGGCGCGGCTGGTTGGATGGACCTCGGCGGCGGGACGGTGATGTTCAGTCCGCACCTGGCCTGGCGCAATGAACCACTTCGGGGGAATCTGGAGTCTTTGTTGAGGCGTCCGGTGACGCTTGTCAATGACGCCGACGCCGCTGGCTGGGCCGAGTGGCGTTTTGGGGCCGGGCGCGGACACCACCGCCTGGTCACCCTGACGCTGGGCACCGGGATCGGCGGGGCCATTGTCATGGATGGACGTGTGGAGCGCGGCAGCTTTGGCATGGCCGGTGAATTTGGGCATCAGATCATCATGCCTGGCGGGCACCGTTGCGAGTGTGGCAACCGTGGATGTTGGGAGCAGTACGCCTCTGGCAACGCCCTAGGCAGGGAGGCCCGTGAGCTGGCGAGGGCAAAGTCGCCCGTGGCAACCGAGCTGTTAGCGGCCGTCAACGGCAGAGCCAAGGACATCACAGGGGCAGTGGTGACCGCGCTTGCGCTGGCTGGGGAAGCCACCTCATGCGAACTTGTTGAGGAGGTGGGCGCCTGGCTGGGACTGGGCATTGCCAATCTAGCAGCAGCCCTTGATCCGGAGTTGTTCGTGATCGGAGGTGGGCTCTGTGCGGCGGGGGAGCTCTTGCTGGCCCCGGCCAGGAGGGCCTACTCCAAAAACCTTACCGGTAGGGGATTCCGTCCTGAAGCGAAGATTCTCAGCGCGGAATTGGGCTCCTTGGCGGGGTTGATTGGCGCTGCGGACTTATCTAGGGTGCGTCGATTCAAGGGTCTTGGTGGCCACCGCAGGTACGGTCCCAGCGTGCCGAGGCTTTCAGCGCCGGGGCGTGGCACCACCGCCTGA
- a CDS encoding class II 3-deoxy-7-phosphoheptulonate synthase: MTDLTSPAKHAPAAGPSVPGAAVYPGLDDWRQLPIAQQPTWADSPSFAPVVKELSTLPPLVFAGEVDVLRSRLAQAAQGKAFLLQGGDCAETFEAATADKISARVKTILQMAVVLTYGAQLPVIKMGRMAGQFAKPRSSNDETRDGVTLPAYRGDIVNGYDFTPESRQHDPARMLKAYHTSASTLNLIRAFTQGGFADLRSVHEWNRGFTSNPAHSRYEKLAKDIDNAIKFMASCGADFEALKTVEFFASHEALLLDYERAMTRIDSRTGLPYDTSAHFLWIGERTRDLEQAHVEFLSRVRNPIGVKLGPNTSPDDALRLIEKLDPNREPGRLTFITRMGANNIREKLPNLVEKVTASGAQVLWVTDPMHGNTVTSPNGYKTRNFDDVIDEVRGFFEVHQALGTFPGGLHVEMTGDDVAECLGGADPIDQEAFLTGYESVCDPRLNHKQSLEMAFLVAGALSQSK; the protein is encoded by the coding sequence GTGACTGATCTAACCTCTCCCGCAAAGCACGCACCCGCAGCCGGACCTTCCGTCCCCGGTGCTGCCGTATACCCTGGCCTCGACGATTGGCGCCAGCTGCCCATCGCCCAGCAGCCAACATGGGCCGATTCGCCCTCTTTCGCCCCAGTGGTGAAGGAGCTTTCGACACTGCCACCGCTCGTCTTTGCCGGTGAAGTGGACGTTTTGCGTTCCCGCCTTGCCCAGGCGGCCCAGGGCAAGGCTTTCCTGCTCCAGGGCGGCGACTGTGCCGAGACTTTTGAGGCGGCCACGGCGGACAAGATCAGTGCCCGCGTCAAGACCATTTTGCAGATGGCGGTGGTGCTAACCTATGGCGCGCAGCTGCCGGTGATCAAGATGGGCCGCATGGCGGGCCAGTTCGCCAAGCCGCGGTCTTCCAACGATGAGACCCGCGACGGCGTCACCTTACCGGCGTACCGTGGCGACATCGTCAACGGTTATGACTTCACGCCCGAGTCGCGCCAGCACGATCCCGCCCGCATGCTCAAGGCCTACCACACCTCGGCGTCTACGTTGAACCTGATCCGGGCCTTTACGCAGGGCGGCTTCGCGGACCTGCGCTCGGTCCATGAGTGGAATAGGGGCTTCACCTCGAACCCGGCCCACAGCCGCTACGAGAAGCTGGCCAAGGACATTGACAATGCCATCAAGTTCATGGCTTCCTGTGGGGCCGACTTTGAGGCCTTGAAGACTGTAGAGTTCTTCGCCAGCCACGAGGCGCTGCTGCTCGACTACGAGCGCGCCATGACCCGAATCGACTCCCGCACGGGCCTTCCGTACGACACCTCAGCACACTTCCTGTGGATTGGTGAACGCACCCGCGATCTGGAACAGGCCCATGTGGAGTTCCTTTCCCGTGTCCGCAACCCGATCGGCGTCAAGCTCGGGCCCAACACCTCCCCGGATGATGCACTGCGCCTGATCGAGAAGCTGGACCCCAACCGCGAACCCGGGCGCCTGACGTTCATCACGCGCATGGGTGCCAACAACATTCGGGAGAAACTGCCAAACCTGGTCGAGAAGGTCACCGCCTCCGGCGCTCAGGTGCTGTGGGTGACAGACCCCATGCACGGCAACACAGTCACCTCGCCCAACGGCTACAAGACCCGCAACTTTGACGATGTCATTGACGAGGTCCGCGGCTTCTTCGAGGTACACCAGGCGCTGGGTACCTTCCCCGGCGGCCTGCACGTGGAAATGACCGGGGATGATGTGGCGGAGTGCCTCGGCGGCGCGGATCCGATCGACCAGGAAGCGTTCCTAACCGGCTACGAGTCCGTGTGTGACCCCCGTCTGAACCACAAGCAGTCCCTGGAAATGGCGTTCCTCGTGGCAGGTGCCCTGAGCCAGTCCAAGTAA
- a CDS encoding MinD/ParA family ATP-binding protein, translated as MAQKTSKTNSPTKGEGVDAEPATAVTTAEENEAENTAKTAAANAAADNVQAPASEELVVVLPVADVSTDPAFTGAVQAVSQVEMPTHTAGPRPEPAAAAPIVSVATVSVPNTPAAPVSAPSVPAADQAGTPDFVAWEPAEQPGTQGGSPRRQRSDGPEPAAALTSDRLLTKVAAPPVSGWRRLLYQITFGALNVGDSDKVRLERSQDSLIASRLGDHTRYVPVLSRKGGVGKTTVTTLLGMVLADTREDRVIAMDANPDRGTLSDRSPGSADFTARNLVRDRFSVSTFSQLSDYVARDGSRLDVLASDTDPTVAQAFDDSDYRAVTDILSKFYSIVLTDSGTGMVHSVMKGTLEKADTVVLVSGGSVDEARLASETLSWLEAHGRHDLVANAIVVINMSGGETQVDITQIEDHFKSRVRNVLRIPYDKHLAEGSRVELAKLRPATRVAVKELAALVVTELLKD; from the coding sequence ATGGCGCAAAAGACCAGCAAGACGAACAGTCCCACCAAGGGTGAGGGGGTGGACGCTGAGCCAGCCACGGCAGTCACCACGGCTGAGGAGAACGAAGCGGAGAATACGGCAAAGACGGCAGCAGCGAACGCTGCAGCGGACAATGTTCAGGCGCCTGCCTCCGAGGAATTGGTGGTGGTCCTGCCTGTTGCCGACGTCTCCACCGACCCGGCTTTCACTGGGGCCGTCCAGGCCGTTTCACAGGTGGAGATGCCGACCCATACGGCCGGTCCGCGCCCGGAGCCTGCAGCTGCTGCCCCGATCGTGTCCGTTGCCACCGTGTCCGTTCCCAACACGCCGGCAGCTCCCGTGAGCGCCCCAAGCGTCCCCGCCGCCGACCAGGCGGGTACCCCCGATTTCGTGGCGTGGGAACCTGCAGAGCAGCCCGGAACCCAGGGCGGCAGCCCCCGCCGGCAACGCAGTGATGGGCCCGAGCCTGCTGCGGCACTGACCAGCGACAGGCTCCTGACGAAGGTTGCCGCGCCACCCGTGAGTGGCTGGCGTCGTTTGCTGTACCAAATCACATTTGGGGCATTGAATGTGGGCGACTCGGACAAGGTTCGCTTGGAGCGTTCCCAGGACAGTTTGATTGCCTCCCGTCTGGGTGACCACACGCGCTACGTGCCGGTACTTTCGCGCAAGGGCGGCGTGGGCAAAACCACTGTCACCACGTTGTTGGGCATGGTTCTGGCGGACACGCGTGAGGACAGAGTTATCGCCATGGATGCCAACCCTGACCGTGGAACGCTCTCGGACAGGTCTCCCGGAAGCGCCGATTTCACTGCACGAAACCTGGTGCGGGACCGGTTCAGCGTCAGTACTTTTTCGCAGCTCTCGGACTATGTGGCACGTGACGGATCCCGCCTGGACGTGCTAGCCTCCGACACTGATCCGACGGTGGCGCAGGCCTTCGACGATTCCGATTATCGCGCCGTGACCGATATTTTGAGCAAATTTTACTCAATTGTGCTCACGGATTCAGGCACCGGCATGGTGCACTCGGTCATGAAGGGGACCTTGGAGAAGGCCGACACCGTGGTGTTGGTTTCCGGCGGTAGCGTCGACGAGGCGCGCCTCGCCTCTGAAACGCTGTCCTGGCTGGAGGCGCACGGACGCCACGATCTGGTGGCGAACGCCATCGTTGTCATCAACATGTCAGGCGGTGAGACACAGGTGGACATCACCCAGATTGAGGATCACTTCAAGTCCCGCGTACGAAACGTCTTGCGCATCCCGTACGACAAGCATCTTGCTGAAGGTTCACGGGTGGAGTTGGCGAAACTCCGCCCGGCCACGAGGGTTGCCGTCAAGGAGCTGGCGGCCCTCGTGGTGACGGAGCTGCTGAAGGACTAA
- a CDS encoding alpha/beta hydrolase, with amino-acid sequence MTTVQPFRSGGHGSLSRVGVAVCHGFTGSPISMRAWSEHLAEQGFAVNMPLLAGHGTTWQDLSKTPWEHWYRDFEAAYLELAARCDTVFVAGMSMGGALSLRLAAHHLVAGIAVVNPGLTFSDNRAKYSGFLKHIIKSVPAIGDDIKLPGVTEGAYTRTPVAAVHELSQLFTDTIALLPQVTAPILIFRSTVDHVVPDSSMDVIQANIGSAEISVVSLGNSYHVATMDNDAQQIFEQSSEFFRRHSHAL; translated from the coding sequence ATGACGACGGTGCAACCATTCCGCTCAGGCGGACACGGCAGTTTATCGCGGGTGGGCGTGGCAGTTTGCCACGGCTTTACAGGCTCCCCCATCAGCATGCGGGCATGGAGCGAGCACCTGGCCGAGCAGGGATTCGCCGTGAACATGCCGTTGTTGGCCGGGCACGGCACCACCTGGCAGGACCTGTCCAAGACTCCTTGGGAACACTGGTACCGGGATTTTGAGGCTGCGTATCTGGAACTTGCCGCCCGCTGCGACACCGTGTTTGTCGCCGGCATGTCAATGGGTGGGGCACTGTCGTTGCGGCTGGCCGCACATCACCTGGTGGCGGGGATCGCCGTGGTCAACCCCGGCCTGACCTTCAGTGACAACCGCGCCAAGTATTCCGGCTTCCTCAAACACATCATCAAGAGTGTGCCGGCCATTGGCGACGACATCAAGCTGCCCGGAGTCACCGAAGGCGCCTACACCCGAACACCGGTGGCCGCGGTGCATGAACTTTCTCAACTTTTCACCGATACCATTGCCTTGCTCCCCCAGGTCACCGCGCCTATCTTGATCTTCCGCTCAACCGTTGACCATGTGGTCCCGGACTCCAGCATGGACGTCATCCAGGCCAACATCGGCTCCGCGGAGATCAGCGTGGTGTCCCTGGGTAACAGCTACCATGTGGCCACCATGGACAACGACGCGCAGCAGATATTCGAGCAGTCGAGCGAGTTCTTCCGGAGGCACTCGCATGCACTCTGA
- a CDS encoding HNH endonuclease signature motif containing protein, with protein MEATAGRPGYPGSTGSGTGIGGHIHQLLALATALARTATPSFAGTGPATAPASMAEGSSGVGRAPFGLELGALSDTESMDWAQTLEHLSRLLAGLGVQAAADLADRVRAGRYDKDGFRTPAELLTSSLKLGRGEAHRRLRLAEHLLPATDGLTGTITAPTQPVLAAAFFAGDVSLEQALIISSFTDEATHLAQAGQIPEGTDRELEETLTSYALVEPPDFLRPLGLQAVNLLNPDGQRPTEGELLAKQGIFFRRPRRGLVGFDGHLTILQYETMLASIDSATNPNQHTPINNINPDGTNDVTETDNGAAGTSGGTGSHTPAPEPPLPGQIDITDFIRTNLNTNTGTDADNGAGADAGTGNSGGAGGGVGGMGPESWPPPSQGPAPAWACPGSQEPFTTGWEPTIDNNEDWSTIHAPHHPPNNPGGPDNGGGPDNPGGPDTTQDRGARPWPHLLNGTSVPEPGSEEDLPGLDPIDPHSTDPAVTDRRTHGQKLLDGLIDCLKLAARTGLLPITGGLRPQVFISTTQTELERKNTAGEPLGIALAPYSGPQPLAAFAETLCDADITGTILGDGSEILNVGRTQRLFTTAQHKILLARDLGCTFPDCTKPGTWTEAHHIIPWYEGGESNINNAAPLCGPHHTLTHQGAWTVRLNHGIPRTQNPTNQDHQNPPGSITAGHARPPKTHPITNGGGAGIYVGDLFGDAKAASCRVSESRRGNVSSAAGIVTGSVSTTTDLDAFGPATLDHGRYTGTKEIGPRRQTTPGGGCLDAGQEPQ; from the coding sequence ATGGAAGCAACGGCAGGGAGGCCGGGGTATCCCGGATCCACAGGTAGCGGCACTGGTATTGGTGGGCACATCCACCAATTACTGGCCCTTGCCACGGCCCTAGCCCGAACGGCCACCCCGAGCTTTGCAGGCACCGGCCCCGCCACCGCTCCTGCCAGCATGGCTGAGGGGTCCTCGGGGGTCGGGCGGGCCCCGTTCGGGTTGGAGCTGGGTGCGCTCAGCGATACCGAGTCCATGGACTGGGCACAAACCCTCGAACATCTCTCCCGGCTCCTGGCCGGGCTGGGGGTGCAGGCCGCCGCGGACCTCGCGGACCGGGTCCGGGCCGGCCGGTACGACAAAGACGGCTTCCGGACCCCGGCAGAGCTACTGACCAGCTCCTTGAAACTGGGCCGGGGCGAAGCCCACCGCCGGCTCCGCCTAGCCGAGCACCTCCTGCCCGCCACCGATGGTTTGACCGGCACCATCACAGCCCCGACACAGCCGGTGCTCGCAGCAGCATTCTTTGCCGGAGACGTCTCACTCGAGCAGGCACTGATCATCTCTTCCTTCACCGACGAAGCCACCCACCTAGCCCAAGCCGGCCAGATCCCGGAAGGCACAGACCGGGAACTGGAGGAAACCCTCACCAGCTACGCCCTGGTAGAGCCCCCAGACTTCCTACGCCCCCTGGGCCTACAAGCGGTGAACCTGCTAAACCCCGACGGGCAACGCCCCACCGAGGGTGAACTATTAGCCAAGCAAGGCATCTTCTTCCGCCGCCCCCGCCGCGGACTGGTCGGCTTCGACGGCCATCTCACCATCCTGCAATACGAAACCATGCTGGCCAGCATCGACTCCGCCACCAACCCCAACCAACACACACCCATCAACAACATCAACCCCGACGGAACCAACGACGTCACAGAAACCGACAATGGTGCCGCAGGAACCAGCGGTGGCACAGGCAGCCACACACCCGCCCCGGAACCGCCACTACCGGGACAAATAGACATCACGGACTTCATCCGCACCAACCTCAACACAAACACGGGCACAGACGCAGACAACGGCGCTGGTGCTGATGCTGGCACCGGCAACTCTGGTGGTGCTGGTGGTGGTGTTGGCGGCATGGGCCCGGAGAGCTGGCCGCCACCCTCGCAGGGCCCGGCCCCGGCATGGGCATGCCCCGGCAGTCAGGAGCCCTTCACCACCGGGTGGGAACCCACCATCGATAACAACGAGGACTGGTCCACGATCCACGCACCCCACCACCCACCCAACAACCCTGGCGGACCTGACAACGGCGGCGGCCCTGACAACCCTGGCGGACCTGACACCACCCAGGACCGTGGTGCCCGTCCGTGGCCACACCTACTCAATGGCACCAGCGTGCCCGAACCCGGCAGCGAAGAAGACCTACCCGGCCTAGACCCCATCGATCCACACTCCACCGACCCAGCCGTAACCGACCGACGCACCCACGGACAAAAACTCCTCGACGGGCTCATCGACTGCCTCAAACTCGCCGCCCGCACCGGCCTACTCCCGATCACCGGCGGCCTCAGACCCCAAGTATTCATCAGCACCACCCAAACCGAACTCGAACGCAAGAACACCGCCGGGGAACCCCTGGGCATCGCCCTAGCCCCCTACAGCGGCCCACAACCCCTAGCCGCCTTCGCCGAAACCCTCTGCGACGCCGACATCACCGGCACCATCCTCGGCGACGGCAGCGAGATCCTCAACGTCGGCCGCACCCAACGCCTCTTCACCACCGCACAACACAAAATCCTGCTCGCCCGCGACCTCGGCTGCACCTTCCCCGACTGCACCAAACCCGGAACCTGGACCGAAGCCCACCACATCATCCCCTGGTACGAAGGCGGGGAAAGCAACATCAACAACGCCGCACCACTCTGCGGCCCCCACCACACCCTCACACACCAAGGCGCCTGGACCGTCCGCCTCAACCACGGCATCCCCCGCACACAAAACCCCACCAACCAAGACCACCAGAACCCGCCAGGCTCAATCACCGCGGGACATGCTCGACCACCAAAGACACACCCCATCACCAACGGCGGCGGAGCCGGTATTTACGTAGGCGACTTATTTGGAGACGCTAAGGCCGCTAGCTGTCGCGTGTCGGAGAGTCGCCGAGGGAATGTCAGCTCCGCCGCCGGGATCGTGACGGGCTCGGTCTCAACAACCACGGATCTCGACGCATTCGGTCCCGCCACGCTCGATCACGGACGATACACGGGCACAAAAGAAATAGGCCCGCGTCGGCAGACAACACCAGGGGGTGGGTGTCTCGACGCGGGCCAGGAACCTCAGTGA
- a CDS encoding AMP-dependent synthetase/ligase — translation MREITVPAQVVSPRTMNTTDFVLRQAKLASNPALFARRNADNVWVDISAKEFHADVCALAKGMIASGIKVGDRVGIMARTRYEWTLVDFAIWFAGAVSVPIYETSSPSQVAWNLGDSKAVAVVVETSNHENIIRQAAHSEDLTDLANVWQMDHDGLDVLRAAGKDVGDDVLEAARSAAGLADVATIIYTSGTTGRPKGCMLMHHNFVELSENAIAVLGKDVIPPGSQTIMFLPLAHVFARYISVLAVASGAKVGHTPDIKNLLPDLQSFQPSFILAVPRVFEKVYNSAALKAEGEGKGKIFAAAAQVAIDYSRAHQDGKIPPILRAKHFVFDKLVYVKLRAAMGGHVRHAVSGGGPLGERLGHFFQGIGLQILEGYGLTETTAPITVNRPARIKIGTVGAPLPGNAVKIADDGEILVKGVCVMKGYFGRDDLTAESFVDGWFRTGDIGELDEQGFLKITGRKKEIIVTASGKNVAPAMLEDQIRADAIVSQCLVIGDQRPFIAAIVTIDEEALPMWGKQHNLPAGITVAQAALNPVVLAAVQNAVDKANSTVSHAEAIKAFRIVDSDFTETSGHLTPSLKVKRAQVLKDFDTVVDEIYLANKPA, via the coding sequence GTGCGCGAGATAACCGTCCCAGCCCAAGTGGTTAGCCCACGGACCATGAACACCACAGACTTTGTGCTGCGGCAGGCGAAGTTGGCGAGCAACCCGGCCCTGTTCGCCCGACGCAATGCCGACAACGTGTGGGTTGACATCTCCGCCAAGGAATTCCATGCAGATGTTTGCGCCCTGGCCAAGGGCATGATCGCCTCGGGGATAAAGGTCGGAGACCGCGTCGGCATCATGGCCCGGACACGGTACGAATGGACACTGGTTGACTTCGCCATCTGGTTTGCCGGGGCCGTATCGGTACCGATCTATGAGACATCCTCACCGTCGCAGGTGGCGTGGAACCTCGGCGACTCGAAGGCTGTCGCGGTGGTTGTCGAGACTTCCAACCATGAGAACATCATCCGCCAGGCAGCGCATTCGGAAGATCTGACGGACCTGGCAAACGTATGGCAGATGGACCACGACGGGCTTGATGTACTCAGGGCGGCGGGCAAAGACGTCGGCGACGATGTCCTGGAGGCCGCCCGCTCTGCAGCGGGACTGGCGGACGTCGCCACTATCATTTACACCTCCGGCACCACCGGGCGCCCCAAAGGTTGCATGCTGATGCACCATAACTTTGTGGAACTGAGCGAGAACGCCATAGCAGTCCTGGGCAAGGACGTGATTCCCCCGGGCTCCCAGACCATCATGTTCTTGCCGCTGGCGCACGTCTTTGCCCGCTACATTTCGGTGCTGGCTGTGGCCTCCGGCGCCAAGGTGGGCCACACCCCGGACATCAAGAACCTCCTGCCGGACCTGCAAAGCTTCCAGCCCTCGTTCATCCTGGCCGTGCCCAGGGTCTTTGAGAAGGTCTACAACTCCGCAGCACTGAAAGCGGAGGGCGAGGGCAAGGGCAAGATCTTTGCCGCCGCCGCTCAGGTGGCCATCGACTACTCCCGTGCCCATCAGGACGGCAAGATCCCCCCAATCTTGAGGGCCAAGCATTTTGTGTTCGACAAACTCGTCTACGTTAAATTGCGGGCAGCCATGGGCGGCCACGTCCGTCACGCCGTTTCCGGAGGCGGCCCGCTGGGGGAACGCCTGGGTCACTTCTTCCAGGGCATCGGCCTACAAATCCTTGAAGGCTACGGCCTGACCGAGACCACTGCGCCCATCACCGTCAACCGGCCAGCACGTATCAAGATCGGCACGGTCGGCGCGCCGCTGCCCGGCAATGCCGTCAAGATTGCCGACGACGGCGAGATCCTGGTCAAGGGTGTCTGCGTCATGAAGGGCTACTTTGGCCGTGACGACCTCACTGCCGAGTCTTTCGTCGACGGCTGGTTCCGCACCGGGGACATTGGCGAACTCGATGAGCAGGGGTTCTTGAAGATCACCGGGCGAAAGAAGGAAATCATTGTCACGGCCAGTGGCAAGAACGTGGCCCCGGCCATGCTCGAGGACCAGATTCGCGCCGATGCCATCGTCTCGCAGTGCCTTGTCATTGGCGACCAGCGCCCGTTCATCGCCGCCATCGTCACCATCGATGAAGAGGCCCTGCCGATGTGGGGCAAGCAGCACAACCTTCCAGCCGGAATCACGGTTGCCCAAGCCGCCCTGAACCCGGTAGTTCTCGCCGCGGTCCAAAACGCCGTCGACAAAGCCAACTCGACGGTCTCCCACGCTGAAGCCATCAAGGCCTTCCGGATCGTGGATAGCGACTTCACCGAGACGTCCGGCCACCTGACCCCGTCACTGAAGGTCAAGCGAGCCCAAGTCCTGAAGGACTTTGACACAGTGGTGGACGAAATCTACCTGGCCAACAAACCCGCTTAG
- a CDS encoding lysophospholipid acyltransferase family protein encodes MIYWVLKKIFLGPVLKVLFRPWTKGLDNVPTNGPAVLASNHLSFSDSIFMPLMVPRPVVFLAKSDYFTGRGIKGRLTAAFFKLTNQLPMDRSGGAASANSLDTGVEVLKNGGLLGIYPEGTRSPDGRLYRGKVGVAKLVLTANVPVIPVAMIGTDKVQPIGRRIPNIRRLGIIFGEPMDFSRYQGLQDDRFVQRSVTDEIMYELMRLSGQEYVDSYASTVKDKLAAEKAGKQDAAKSAGQPSKARAAVRVDPAETVAPGTVTVIGAKVELRPDVVKVEDELVDPDLGVGTAVESGEVPPAVP; translated from the coding sequence GTGATTTATTGGGTGCTTAAGAAGATCTTTCTGGGACCGGTTCTGAAAGTCCTCTTCCGACCGTGGACCAAGGGCCTGGACAACGTGCCCACAAACGGCCCGGCTGTCCTGGCCAGCAACCACCTCTCCTTCTCCGATTCCATCTTTATGCCGCTGATGGTTCCGCGCCCGGTGGTGTTCCTGGCCAAGAGTGACTACTTCACAGGTCGTGGCATCAAGGGTCGGCTGACCGCCGCATTTTTTAAGCTGACCAACCAACTACCCATGGACCGCTCAGGTGGTGCCGCGTCGGCTAATTCCCTAGACACCGGCGTCGAGGTGCTCAAAAATGGTGGACTTCTTGGCATCTACCCTGAAGGCACCCGCAGCCCAGATGGCCGGCTGTACCGTGGCAAGGTGGGTGTGGCCAAGCTGGTGTTGACCGCTAATGTGCCCGTCATTCCCGTGGCCATGATTGGCACGGACAAGGTCCAGCCCATTGGCCGGCGCATACCGAACATCCGCCGCCTGGGCATCATCTTTGGCGAACCCATGGACTTTAGCCGCTACCAGGGCCTGCAGGATGACCGATTTGTGCAGCGTTCTGTCACTGACGAGATCATGTATGAGCTCATGCGCCTCTCCGGCCAAGAGTATGTTGACTCGTATGCGAGCACAGTCAAGGACAAACTGGCCGCCGAAAAGGCTGGGAAGCAGGATGCGGCCAAGTCCGCAGGGCAGCCAAGCAAGGCCCGAGCTGCGGTGCGTGTTGACCCGGCGGAGACGGTGGCACCTGGCACGGTGACCGTAATCGGCGCCAAAGTTGAACTCAGGCCAGACGTGGTCAAGGTAGAAGACGAGCTGGTGGACCCTGACCTTGGGGTTGGCACAGCAGTTGAAAGTGGTGAAGTGCCACCAGCAGTTCCCTGA